Proteins encoded within one genomic window of Neodiprion fabricii isolate iyNeoFabr1 chromosome 6, iyNeoFabr1.1, whole genome shotgun sequence:
- the LOC124185788 gene encoding homocysteine S-methyltransferase 1-like, giving the protein MSLDSSKERGKVKILDGGFSTQLSVHVGNKVDGDPLWTARFLATNPDAVLATHLDFLRAGADIIQTNTYQASIGGFMKHLNLTAEESLALIKSAVDIAKEAIKIHSAETKNDRKLIVGTIGPYGAALHNGSEYTGAYDPDVTAEAIKNWHKPRLEVLVKGGVDLLAFETIPNKIEAEALVDLLRDYPAMKAWLSFSCRQDGRSLADGSNFKEVALACFVKALPGQIVAVGVNCIAPRCVSPLLAEINKDRKEDSLPLVVYPNSGERYVVSEGWQPGETTDSLENFVADWLNLGVRYIGGCCRTYAKDITLIRDAVKRWESETLK; this is encoded by the coding sequence ATGTCTCTCGATAGCTCGAAAGAAAGAGGTAAAGTGAAAATACTAGACGGTGGCTTTTCAACTCAGCTGTCAGTTCATGTTGGCAATAAGGTTGACGGTGATCCCTTGTGGACAGCGAGATTCTTAGCTACTAATCCAGATGCAGTTCTGGCGACTCATCTCGACTTTCTACGAGCCGGTGCCGACATCATTCAAACAAATACTTATCAGGCTTCGATCGGTGGTTTTATGAAGCATCTAAACCTGACTGCGGAAGAAAGCTTAGCCCTGATCAAAAGCGCGGTAGATATTGCCAAAGAAGCAATCAAAATTCATTCGGCGGAGACCAAGAACGATCGAAAGTTGATCGTCGGTACTATTGGGCCTTATGGTGCTGCGCTGCACAATGGCTCAGAGTACACCGGAGCTTACGATCCAGACGTTACCGCCGAAGCGATTAAAAATTGGCACAAGCCTCGTTTGGAAGTTTTGGTAAAAGGTGGAGTAGATCTGCTCGCTTTCGAGACCATACCAAATAAAATTGAGGCTGAAGCATTGGTCGACCTGCTGAGGGACTATCCGGCAATGAAAGCCTGGCTGTCGTTCTCATGTCGTCAGGATGGAAGGAGTCTGGCTGACGGTAGCAATTTCAAAGAGGTCGCTCTGGCATGTTTCGTCAAAGCTTTACCTGGACAGATAGTCGCTGTAGGAGTGAATTGCATCGCTCCACGATGCGTTTCTCCTTTACTTGCCGAAATCAATAAGGACAGAAAAGAGGATAGTCTACCTTTGGTCGTTTATCCTAATAGCGGAGAGCGGTACGTTGTTAGCGAAGGGTGGCAACCTGGAGAGACTACGGATTCTCTGGAAAACTTTGTTGCCGATTGGCTAAATCTCGGGGTTCGATACATCGGCGGTTGCTGCCGTACATATGCCAAGGATATAACACTGATACGAGATGCTGTCAAACGCTGGGAATCGGAAACTTTGAAGTAA
- the LOC124185783 gene encoding lipase 3-like yields MRRCEAGAIIAFVILMQGPVEGMSFNILRAILSPPVPRITRVRNASPRELRLKNSLAVSDFLGLVKQYHYPAEEHNVTTIDGYNLRFHRIPGSARSSLVEKKPVVFVQHGISASSDSWVLMGPGRDLVFLLADAGYDVWVGNFRGNSYSRSHVVLSPEDPKFWQFSFHEMAYYDLPAMIDYALDHTGQKSLIYIGHSMGTTTSYILLSERPEYNNRLRLVVSFAPVAYWKHGRTGIQKLLVDNGDFIEQTLRNQGIHELYPQSTLITQLLNSLCNENAATHKVCLNVYFRVFGSDPEQFNTTLIPYLVSYFPAGMSLKTLAHYYQHLSSGQFRQYDYGYVENFGRYQQAEPPAYDVSKITAPVALFYGRNDPLSREVDVVELKKRLTNVVASVAISYPAFNHVDFVWATDAKRLLYDDTIELIHQYK; encoded by the exons ATGAGGAGGTGCGAAGCAGGTGCGATAATCGCCTTCGTTATCTTGATGCAAGGCCCCGTCGAGGGAATGTCCTTCAACATCCTGAGGGCCATCTTATCACCGCCGGTCCCACGAATTACTCGCGTCAGAAACGCGTCTCCTCGAGAGCTCAGGCTGAAGAATTCCTTAGCGGTCTCTGACTTT cTGGGATTGGTTAAGCAGTATCATTATCCAGCCGAGGAGCACAACGTGACGACCATAGATGGCTACAATCTAAGATTCCATAGAATTCCTGGTAGTGCACGTTCATCTCTAGTCGAAAAGAAGCCCGTAGTTTTCGTCCAGCATGGCATCTCGGCGTCGTCTGACAGTTGGGTTTTAATGGGCCCTGGAAGGGATTTAG TATTTTTACTCGCAGACGCTGGCTACGACGTGTGGGTCGGCAACTTTCGAGGCAATTCATACTCAAGATCTCACGTCGTTCTGAGTCCCGAAGATCCGAAATTTTGGCAATTCAG TTTCCACGAAATGGCGTACTACGATCTTCCCGCCATGATAGACTACGCTCTCGATCATACCGGCCAAAAGAGTCTGATCTACATCGGACACTCCATGGGCACGACCACCAGCTATATTCTGCTCTCGGAAAGACCGGAGTACAACAATCGATTGCGATTGGTTGTCAGTTTCGCGCCAGTTGCTTACTGGAAGCACGGACGTACGGGAATCCAAAAATTGTTAGTGGATAATGGTGATTTCATCGAG CAAACGCTTCGTAACCAGGGAATTCACGAACTATATCCGCAAAGCACTCTCATCACACAACTGCTAAACTCACTGTGCAACGAAAATGCTGCTACCCACAAAGTTTGCTTAAACGTATACTTTAGGGTTTTTGGATCAGATCCCGAGCAGTTCAACACT ACTCTCATTCCGTACCTGGTGAGCTACTTTCCTGCCGGGATGTCGCTCAAGACGCTGGCGCACTACTATCAACACTTATCTAGTG GTCAATTTAGGCAGTACGATTACGGCTACGTCGAGAATTTCGGACGTTACCAGCAGGCCGAACCACCGGCTTACGACGTCTCCAAGATAACAGCACCAGTTGCTCTCTTTTACGGCAGGAACGACCCCCTTTCCCGTGAAgtg GACGTTGTGGAACTGAAGAAAAGGTTGACGAACGTTGTAGCTTCGGTCGCAATATCTTATCCAGCGTTCAATCACGTTGACTTCGTATGGGCCACCGACGCCAAACGTCTTCTGTACGACGATACCATAGAATTAATTCACcaatacaaataa